The DNA segment CAATTGGTCAGCTTTCGCAGAACTGGAATCACATCAATCTGGCTACTTGGATATGTGGAAACAACATGAGGCAGTATGAATCCTGTCCCTCGGTGTATGTACTGGTCGTCGTGCTCAAGCAGCCTGTTTACAACTATATAGAGTTCTCCAGCATACTTAGCAAAGCACTGAATTGATGCAAAGTTTCAGTCCACATTAACTACATACAAAACTGTGAAATTGTTTCACTTCGGCTGCTTTGCATAAAGCACAGAAGGAAATGTCTGTGCACCAATTGTAACTTTGCTGTAAGCCCTGACATTGTCCACTGAAGAAAAGAACGAAATCAAAGCCCTTCTGGCTACTTCAGATGATAAATAACAGCATTAGACGACACTTTCGTGAAGTGAACACTTTAAATCTTGCGTAACACAAAATCAACATCAGACATCTCCTTTACCTCATTCTGGAGAGCACTCAGCGCATTGCTCAAGCCAACTAATTGTGAAAGCTGTTTCTCAACGCTCTGGGTTCCCTTAATAAGGCGCAGCAATTGCCCATTCCTGttctaaaaaaaaatgctgatgtGCACCAGAGTGGGCCTTAGTTTCTCACCGATTCAGCAAGATGCAAAAGCTGATGTACATTAAAGGAGCAGTGGCGTGCTCCATATAAGGCCTGAACACCATCAACAAATTTGAATAACGATTTTTCTGCCACATCAACCTGCTCGGAAGAAACAGACTGACAGTAATATATAGATTCCACTAACAAGGAGATTAAAGTGCTGCAGGTAAGCATCTGGTAGGATGCCAGACAGAAcaggaaaacaataaaacagaAGCCATGCACGCAGTTCATTAGCCTTCCAGTAGCACCTATGCTTGAGGGAACGCGGAGTTCTAGTTATGTAATCTGGTGGCTTAATCGCTAGAAGTTTGCTGTCCACCACATCTACCCGGCGCCCAATGTACCATGGCTGACCATGATGTTTAGTGTGAAACCAAAGACAGAGAAATGTTCTCGCCACCCCAAGGAGGACACAGTGCATATAATCAACCATGAAGCCAGTGCTGCAGTCGAAACCTGGGATGAGGTTTACAACAGTAGGGCCTTTAACACCTTTTACCTGATGGCCTTTGCTGCCAGCTTGTCCAGCTTGCCGCCTCATTCTATGAGCATTCCTTAGAGTGTACGTTTTCCCAGGGATGTAAACGTGTACGTGACATTTGCTTGGCAGCAGTTGAGATTTTCCTGGGTGCTCGCAGAATGAGCAACCATAAAACCCATTAAATTGCCGAATTCATTGCAGCATCGCTCTTGCCACAGCATCAACTGATGACACAGGAGCAAAGACATATGATGTTACAGTTTTGCCTGTTTCTAGGTGTCTCCATGTAAGCCCGTTAGTTGCAAGGCGACGACACTCCAAACAAAAAGGTTTCAGGAATATGTTCATCAATGGTTTTACACCAAACCACAATAGAGTCAGGATTTGAAACTTTTTTCGAATGAGAGGCGGAAGTTCTGGGATAACACAGTGGACTGGCCAAAGGGATTTTATGGAACTCTTGATTATCTGTACACCATCAGTATACCAGAGGAGCAAGAAGTTAAATTCTGATGAGTGGGCAGCACTACCTTGGTACATTGCGCCATCCACAATGTCTCCCAGATGGTGATCACTGGCTGAACTCACTCTTTTCATAAAATACTTATATATTTAGTCATTTTCAAGAAATGATCGTAATGTGTCAGTCAACCTCATCTGAAAAAAACTGCCACGGTCATGGCACTCCTCATCACAGCTGGGGCAGGCTGTCATGTCCACTTCGAGATATTCCTGAGAGTTTTTGCAAAAATAGTGTCTGCACTTCTGTGACTCTTTGAAATCCTGACAACAACTTGAAGAATTTAAATGTTGTAGTTTGGAAGTGTGTTGGAAGATTGCAACAGAGctgaaaaaatgaacaaaatctgGTCCAAGCACTCTCTGGTTAGTTTAAACTTAAAAAACAGTACCATTAAATGAGGTATGCGTCAACATTGCTGAAAGCACTGCCCTCAAAAAGTGCACGCTTAGTAGCGTCGGGGCTCCCAGAAGCGATTTATTTACCAGACCCTGCAGAATCAATCTCAGAAGTGGAACTGTCCATTGGATCATCCTCCTCACTATCACTGCATGAGGCAGCACTGGATGTACTACCCTGTCCATCGTCTAATGTTGAGGGTGACAAAGTGCCACTAACGCAGTGGCTAGGAGTCTCGCTGGAGCCAGGAGTCTCACTGAAGCCGGAAGCCTCGCTGGAGTTTGCTGCAAATGATGCTTGCCAGCGCCGACAGGTTTCCCGTGGAAGCTAAAATACAAATTATAAGTGTTTGTACTTCACATGAGCATTTCCAGCAACTCAGTTATGATCTTGTACTCCTTGAAGTACTCCTACTTGAAGCCAAGTCAAGCTCGCTTCTGGTTGCACCCCAGTGAGCATGCTCTCAATGGCACGTTATACCTTTTCCTCCAATTGTAACAATCTGAGTATGCTCTCAATGGCATATTATACCTTTTCCTCCAGTTGTAACAATCTGAAACAAGCAGATAACAAAGTAAAGAATGGCAAAGCACAGGAAATGTAAAGTAATGAAAGAAATCAAGAAGGGACATAAAAAACTTTCTGCACAATGTTGCAATATGCAGGTAGTGCCATGCCTGAACTGCCATGACTAAGGACAATTTGATTAAAGTGCGATTGCTAGAAGAGATCAATTTCTTGGTATTTCATGGCTCTCTTCGCATCTCTTCTTAGCAACAAAATGTATTCTTGCATTTTTACTGAAATTAGCTACCAACAACTGGAGTGGAAACCAGCGTTCAGTTgggttgggtttaatggcactaggctactaaggccatcatgtgccaaatGCAAGGTTTAGTGTGTATATAGGTGAGAGATATCAAAAGGGTTGTTTAAAAAATCATATCTTGTTTAAAAGCTTTGCTTCTTTCAAGAATGAAACGACACATGAGATATTGACGAGTGAATCTTGCCCTAAGATTAGGCTGGGATGGAATgggatatgtttgtcaaaaagaaATCTGGGAAGTGTTTTTTCCTCAGTTTATCCAGTCCTTTACACGAGCATAAAATGTTCATTACTGTCATCTTCTCCACACAGCTCACATGCTGCTCTCTGATGTTTTGCAAGAATAAAATTGTGTGTAATATGTGTGTGTCCAATTCGTAGGTGACATAAAATGACTTCAATGAAATGGATACCAGTGTGGGCGGATACATATCCATAAATAGAAAAAGTGCTGCTCGTTACGCAtctaatttgaaaaaaaaatggtaggtaGTGGTAACATGTGTATCTTTTTCTGTAGTTTATAAAGGctgttttcagtgaaaaataTCATTTATCAATAGAATTAGTCATCAATACAGCCAACTCCTTATTTGACCTAAGTGTCTCTACAAAGAGAGCATGGGAATGTGTAGCCTTTTAACTACGGCACAGCAGTGGCTAATACCGGGGAATCCAATCTGCTGGTTGTTAAAGAACGCAGCAAAAGCTTTTACGAGCATTTTCACAAACATGGAGAAAACAGCCGCTCCTTCACTCTTGGGTAAATCATGATTCATGATTTAAATGATCCCAATATTTCTGCGGAGAAAGCCGCCTCAAAAAATCTCTTTCCACTCGAGGGGGCGTGAATGGAGTATAAGGATGAGATTAAGGCCAAAATTTGGCCCACAGTCTGTATGCCGCTCCGTGTAACATACATATTTCGTCATGCTGAGTCTTCTAAACAACTTCCACAAGCAATCTCTACATTCACAGCCCAGTAAAACATGTTTTGTGGGCTGCATGAACCAGCGGAAGCAGTGAAAGATGTCTGTAAACGCTTTTGCGTATGGAAATGGTCTTTGCTGGTGACGCACAGCCCATGTAGAACAAGACTGTGTTCAAGAATGATCTGAAAGGTAGTTATGTTTATTTGggtttcgtgtaaaatttgttacCCTTTTCTTTGCCCTCGCGAAGCTCAGGGCTCGGGCGTGGTGAAAACATTGCATGCAGCAAGTTGCAACACATGCACCCAAACCGAGTTCAACTCTCTAAAAACTGATGTCGCTGGAGGGTTCATAGCAAGCTGGGAGCCGTAATTACCAATGTGCCTGAAAAGCCGGGCCTTCGCTGACCACAAACACTCCTTTTCTGGAACAAGCAAATCAATGCTCTCCTTGGACAGCACTACGCTTCGAAAGACATGCATACCCTGAGGTGATGGGCAAGCTGTTGGCGCGCACATCCAGGATGCTCGCACAGGTTGAGTGTCTCCGATGCCCCCCAGCTTCCTGTATGCAACACGCCATTCCCCACAAGTGAGCAGCTGTATGTGGAAGCTGCCATGCACATCGAGCTTGCTATTAGCCACCAACAGCACTCCACAACTTGACCCATGGTAGGCTGTGAAACATTtctcaggtgtccaatgatggCTAGAAATGTGCCCATGCCACAGCATCATTACGCGATTATCGGTAGGCTCAGTATTTTCAGCTTTTAACCGAAAAACACTGATAAACATCCGCTGGTGAAAATATTACGGCATCGGTTAAAAcccaaaaatgccactctttGGTTTGTTCATCCTGGCCTAGACCGATACTCAACAAAAAACTTCCAATTTACTTCCTTTCAGAGTACAGAAACAGGCCAGCAGGCACTTGGAAAAGCAGCCCAAGGGGAGGTGGGGGCACTTGAGGGTCTGCCGCCGAAACGAACCCACTAGCATCTCCATTGCTCTAGAAATAAACAATTTGCAGCcatctgtaagtcagcttctctCCAAGGCTTGCTTTTCCAACAACAAGATCTTTGTCCCTGATGACACTTCCTCATTCTTCATGAAATTAGTACTAGGAGCCCTGGTAGGAGAGCTGCCAATGAATTCAGTCGATATGAACCGATCAACAGAATGAGTGTGGGGACGAGTGCAATATAAAAGAGTTCGAGTCAGAGTTCCACAGTTGCCACCAGTACAAGGTGAGCGCCATTGTCAACCCTCATATAAGCAGAGCAGCGATCGAGGAGCGCTCAAAGTAACACCGGCGCTACTAAGACATATGCTTGGGGACATCATGCTTTTCCAACACTCGAGCGATTCAAGCGAAAGTGTGTTTCTGGTCACATGGAGCAAAAGTTCGAGTCAAGGCATGTTAATCAATTTGTCCATTCACCTAGTACCATATGCACCTCATTTAGATTTCAGTGCAAGCTAGGAGAAATATGGAATCAAAGAGTGCACATATGAGAACagcataaaaaaatttgtttcCTTTCACTACTACAaaatttcagtttcaagagctgaaaaagttaaacaaaagtgtaaacttttataTGAGGTCTAAAATTAGAAAGAAGGTCGCCTGTTCCAAATTAGTCAAAAACATGAAGGCAATAAGGCACCCAATACTCACGCAACAGGCAAAAGATGTAGATATGTTTAACATAAGATGTTTCACATAAAatgcaagagagctttttgcCAAAAGCAACACAAGGAGGCGTGCCACTCACTGCTACTACAGGCAGTTACAGCTTTCTTGGCCTCGTATTCCCTCCAGTTGCACCTTTTACGAATGAGCTGTCTGCTTTCATGCAGCGACCATTGCCTATATACATGCCTGAATCAATGCACTGAGCCAAGATCATGTGTAAAGTGTAGACTTACCAGTTGTCCTGCATTCCACAGGTACTTTTTGTAAGGGCCGCGCCTTCTGCTCGGATCCATCTTTGAGTGGCAACGAAACCACAACAGTTCTTGTACCTGACACAATAAGAGTAAAGTGTTTGAAACAGTTCGTCAAGCATATTGTACCCTACACAATGTGACAAAACATTCGAGCGTATATAGTCTATACACCTTTCATGCACTAgctggcaagtttttttttctacttcaacAAGCAATGAAATTAGGTAATAGGAAAAAATTCAGACATACTCTATAACAAAACTGCCACGCCATAAGCATGGTACTATCACAAATGAAGTTTTACAGGATGCGTGTTTTCAGAAGAAAAGAAGTTTATAACTCTGCATCGCGAAACAGCCGTGTGATATTGCCAGCAGATAGAGCATGCACGTACACGTCCCGTTCACTTTTGGCCCTCCCAGTATATGAAATAGAAAACCGAAACAGTATTGTGGCCATACATTTCCCACCACGTGGTGGGGTCATTTGTGCTCCTCTACAGCGCTCGAGCCGTGCCAGGCAGCGCAAAATATTAACGCACATAGCGGCTGTCACAGATACTCCATTTGTTCAAGTGCTGCAGGACAGCGAAACGAATGATAAAAGCACAAGTGCAGTGGCAGAAACAAAGCAGGTACAGTCGCGATCAAAAATATGCGGCCCAGGGCTCCAGTGCAAGGAGTGGCTgcagggccgcaccgcggcgctgctacctccgtCGGCGCTCGTTAC comes from the Amblyomma americanum isolate KBUSLIRL-KWMA chromosome 1, ASM5285725v1, whole genome shotgun sequence genome and includes:
- the LOC144115114 gene encoding uncharacterized protein LOC144115114 isoform X1; protein product: MDPSRRRGPYKKYLWNAGQLEAGGHRRHSTCASILDVRANSLPITSGLLQLEEKLPRETCRRWQASFAANSSEASGFSETPGSSETPSHCVSGTLSPSTLDDGQGSTSSAASCSDSEEDDPMDSSTSEIDSAGSGK
- the LOC144115114 gene encoding uncharacterized protein LOC144115114 isoform X2, giving the protein MQDNWKLGGIGDTQPVRASWMCAPTACPSPQASTGNLSALASIICSKLQRGFRLQ